One genomic window of Equus caballus isolate H_3958 breed thoroughbred chromosome 6, TB-T2T, whole genome shotgun sequence includes the following:
- the LOC138924612 gene encoding myelin-associated neurite-outgrowth inhibitor-like, translating into MNPVYSPGSSGVPYANAKGIGYPAGFPMGYAAAAAYYSPNVYPGANPTFQTGYTPGTPYKVSCSPTSGAVPPYSSSPNPYQTAVYPVRSAYPQQSPYAQQGTYCTQPLYAAPPHVVHHTTVVQPNGMQMTVYPAPIPPPTGNGVTMGMVAGTTMAMSAGTLLTAHSPTPVAPHRVKVPTYPAPGTPTYSYVPPPW; encoded by the coding sequence ATGAATCCTGTTTATAGCCCTGGTTCTTCTGGGGTTCCCTATGCAAATGCCAAAGGAATTGGTTATCCAGCTGGTTTCCCCATGGGCTACGCAGCAGCGGCTGCGTACTACTCCCCCAACGTGTACCCTGGAGCGAACCCCACCTTCCAAACAGGTTACACTCCTGGCACACCTTACAAAGTGTCCTGTTCCCCCACCAGTGGGGCAGTGCCACCatactcctcctcccccaacccctaccAGACCGCCGTGTACCCCGTGCGAAGTGCCTACCCCCAGCAGAGCCCATACGCACAGCAAGGCACATACTGCACACAACCCCTGTACGCAGCACCTCCTCACGTCGTCCACCACACCACGGTGGTGCAACCCAATGGCATGCAGATGACGGTGTACCCTGCACCTATCCCTCCACCTACAGGCAACGGGGTCACCATGGGCATGGTGGCTGGGACCACTATGGCGATGTCAGCAGGTACCCTGCTGACTGCCCACTCCCCAACTCCTGTCGCCCCTCACCGAGTCAAGGTGCCCACATATCCGGCCCCCGGAACACCCACCTACAGCTACGTGCCCCCTCCGTGGTGA